TGCCGAAGTCGGTCTATTGCTTCAAAATATTTTTCTTTGACTTTTTTCAAATTGTCGAGGGTTTCATACAATTCCATTGAACTTCTTCCTTTGTTCAACCGCTTCATGCTGATTTCAGGCGAAATGTCAATGAATATGTTTAAGTCAGGACGAAGAAGTTCAGCGCTTAAAGAATTGGCTTCAATCACCCAATCCAAAGAAACATGCGCCCCTTGATAGGCAAATGATGAAAAATAGTAACGGTCTGTGATGACGGTAAAGCCTTCTTCCAATTTTTTTAAAATTCCGTTGGTGTTATTCAGCAAATGATCCAACCGGTCGGCAACAAAAAGACCTGCAATCACCCGATGATCGGCTTCTATTCTATGATTAAAAATATTTCTGATAACCGATCCAATCGGACTATCTGTAGGCTCAAATGTAGTATAAACTTTATGTCCTGCTTGTTTTAATCTTTCTGCCAAAAGTTTTACCTGTGTACTTTTACCACTTCCATCAATCCCCTCTAAGGCAATAAATAAATTCTTTTTCATGCTGCGTTGTTGGTTATAGATTTGATGTCGGGGCTTTTGGCAACTTTTTTCATGGTTCGTTTAATCTAAGATATTGTGGCAAAAATACGAAGGGTTTTCGATTTTTGGTTTGCTATCATTGTTGTATTCAAATAGAAG
This is a stretch of genomic DNA from Sphingobacteriales bacterium. It encodes these proteins:
- the tmk gene encoding dTMP kinase yields the protein MKKNLFIALEGIDGSGKSTQVKLLAERLKQAGHKVYTTFEPTDSPIGSVIRNIFNHRIEADHRVIAGLFVADRLDHLLNNTNGILKKLEEGFTVITDRYYFSSFAYQGAHVSLDWVIEANSLSAELLRPDLNIFIDISPEISMKRLNKGRSSMELYETLDNLKKVKEKYFEAIDRLRHQEQIFFIDGNQTPEIIAEEIWNEVVLLV